From Symphalangus syndactylus isolate Jambi chromosome X, NHGRI_mSymSyn1-v2.1_pri, whole genome shotgun sequence, the proteins below share one genomic window:
- the PQBP1 gene encoding polyglutamine-binding protein 1 isoform X1, which yields MPLPVALQTRLAKRGILKHLEPEPEEEIIAEDYDDDPVDYEATRLEGLPPSWYKVFDPSCGLPYYWNADTDLVSWLSPHDPNSVVTKSAKKLRSSNADAEEKLDRSHDKSDRGHDKSDRSHEKPDRGHDKSDRGHDKSDRDRERGYDKVDRERERDRERDRDRGYDKADREEGKERRHHRREELAPYPKSKKAVSRKDEELDPMDPSSYSDAPRGTWSTGLPKRNEAKTGADTTAAGPLFQQRPYPSPGAVLRANAEASRTKQQD from the exons ATGCCGCTGCCCGTTGCGCTGCAGACCCGCTTGGCCAAGAGAGGCATCCTCAAGCATCTGGAGCCTG AACCAGAGGAAGAGATCATTGCCGAGGACTATGACGATGATCCTGTGGACTACGAGGCCACCAGGTTGGAGGGCCTACCACCAAGCTGGTACAAGGTGTTCGACCCTTCCTG CGGGCTTCCTTACTACTGGAATGCGGACACAGACCTCGTATCCTGGCTCTCCCCACATGACCCCAACTCTGTGGTTACCAAATCGGCCAAGAAGCTCAGAAGCAGTAATGCAG ATGCTGAAGAAAAGTTGGACCGGAGCCATGACAAGTCGGACAGGGGCCATGACAAGTCGGACCGCAGCCATGAGAAACCAGACAGGGGCCACGACAAGTCAGACCGGGGCCACGACAAGTCTGACAGGGATCGAGAGCGTGGCTATGACAaggtagacagagagagagagcgagacagGGAACGGGATCGGGACCGCGGGTATGACAAGGCAGACCGGGAAGAGGGCAAAGAACGGCGCCACCATCGCCGGGAGGAGCTGGCTCCCTACCCCAAGAGCAAGAAGG CAGTAAGCCGAAAGGATGAAGAGTTAGACCCCATGGACCCTAGCTCATACTCAGACGCCCCCCG GGGCACGTGGTCAACAGGACTCCCCAAGCGGAATGAGGCTAAGACTGGCGCTGACACCACAGCAGCTGGGCCCCTCTTCCAGCAGCGGCCGTATCCATCCCCAGGGGCTGTGCTCCGGGCCAATGCAGAGGCCTCCCGAACCAAGCAGCAGGATTGA
- the TIMM17B gene encoding mitochondrial import inner membrane translocase subunit Tim17-B isoform X1 has product MEEYAREPCPWRIVDDCGGAFTMGVIGGGVFQAVKGFRNAPVCRLLSEAPLFICPCSRSVSPTVNVSSERAGSRSTLFMAVSLHMAWCLAHIGIRHRLRGSANAVRIRAPQIGGSFAVWGGLFSTIDCGLVRLRGKEDPWNSITSGALTGAVLAARSGPLAMVGSAMMGGILLALIEGVGILLTRYTAQQFRNAPPFLEDPSQLPPKDGTPAPGYPSYQQYH; this is encoded by the exons ATGGAGGAGTACGCTCGGGAGCCTTG CCCATGGCGAATTGTGGATGATTGCGGTGGAGCCTTCACTATGGGTGTCATCGGTGGCGGAGTCTTCCAGGCCGTCAAGGGTTTCCGCAATGCCCCTGTT TGCAGATTGCTGTCTGAAGCTCCCTTGTTTATCTGCCCTTGCTCAAGATCTGTGTCTCCCACCGTTAATGTGAGCTCTGAGAGGGCAGGGAGCAGGTCTACCTTGTTCATGGCTGTATCCCTGCATATGGCATGGTGCTTGGCACATATA gGAATTCGGCACCGGTTGAGAGGTAGTGCCAACGCTGTGAGGATCCGAGCCCCCCAGATTGGAG GTAGCTTCGCAGTGTGGGGTGGCCTGTTCTCCACAATCGACTGTGGCCTGGTGCGGCTTCGGGGCAAGGAGGATCCCTGGAACTCTATCACCAGTGGAGCATTGACCGGGGCTGTGCTGGCTGCCCGCA GTGGCCCACTGGCCATGGTGGGCTCAGCGATGATGGGGGGCATCCTGTTGGCCCTCATTGAGGGCGTTGGCATCCTCCTCACTCGCTACACGGCCCAGCAGTTCCGAAATG CGCCCCCATTCCTGGAGGACCCCAGCCAGCTGCCCCCTAAGGATGGCACCCCGGCCCCAGGCTACCCCAGCTACCAGCAGTACCACTGA
- the TIMM17B gene encoding mitochondrial import inner membrane translocase subunit Tim17-B isoform X2: protein MEEYAREPCPWRIVDDCGGAFTMGVIGGGVFQAVKGFRNAPVGIRHRLRGSANAVRIRAPQIGGSFAVWGGLFSTIDCGLVRLRGKEDPWNSITSGALTGAVLAARSGPLAMVGSAMMGGILLALIEGVGILLTRYTAQQFRNAPPFLEDPSQLPPKDGTPAPGYPSYQQYH from the exons ATGGAGGAGTACGCTCGGGAGCCTTG CCCATGGCGAATTGTGGATGATTGCGGTGGAGCCTTCACTATGGGTGTCATCGGTGGCGGAGTCTTCCAGGCCGTCAAGGGTTTCCGCAATGCCCCTGTT gGAATTCGGCACCGGTTGAGAGGTAGTGCCAACGCTGTGAGGATCCGAGCCCCCCAGATTGGAG GTAGCTTCGCAGTGTGGGGTGGCCTGTTCTCCACAATCGACTGTGGCCTGGTGCGGCTTCGGGGCAAGGAGGATCCCTGGAACTCTATCACCAGTGGAGCATTGACCGGGGCTGTGCTGGCTGCCCGCA GTGGCCCACTGGCCATGGTGGGCTCAGCGATGATGGGGGGCATCCTGTTGGCCCTCATTGAGGGCGTTGGCATCCTCCTCACTCGCTACACGGCCCAGCAGTTCCGAAATG CGCCCCCATTCCTGGAGGACCCCAGCCAGCTGCCCCCTAAGGATGGCACCCCGGCCCCAGGCTACCCCAGCTACCAGCAGTACCACTGA
- the SLC35A2 gene encoding UDP-galactose translocator isoform X6, protein MKLCRDAHRRLKYISLAVLVVQNASLILSIRYARTLPGDRFFATTAVVMAEVLKGLTCLLLLFAQKRGNVKHLVLFLHEAVLVQYVDTLKLAVPSLIYTLQNNLQYVAISNLPAATFQPSPRCSQSHSLCLCLCLRLRALRSPAASRAATATAAVFPPWRPHHGALSAKVSAGEVRAGSNGGTQGRGTGVEGVGHLQDPSRRPPGPGSSGFGRWSFLPGH, encoded by the exons GCTCACAGGCGCCTGAAGTACATATCCCTAGCTGTGCTGGTGGTCCAGAATGCCTCCCTTATCCTCAGCATCCGCTACGCCCGCACGTTGCCAGGGGACCGCTTCTTTGCCACCACTGCTGTGGTCATGGCGGAAGTGCTCAAAGGTCTCACCTGCCTGCTGCTGCTCTTCGCACAGAAGAGGG GTAACGTGAAGCACCTGGTTCTCTTCCTCCATGAGGCCGTCCTGGTGCAGTATGTGGACACACTCAAGCTCGCAGTGCCCTCTCTCATCTACACCTTGCAGAATAACCTCCAGTATGTTGCCATCTCTAACCTACCAGCTGCCACTTTCCAG CCTTCCCCGAGGTGCAGCCAAAGCCatagcctctgcctctgcctctgcctccgcctccgGGCCCTGCGTTCACCAGCAGCCTCCCGGGCAGCCACCGCCACCGCAGCTGTCTTCCCACCGTGGAGACCTCATCACGGAGCCCTTTCTGCCAAAGTCAGTGCTGGTGAAGTGAGGGCTGGCAGCAATGGGGGGACACAAGGGAGGGGGACTGGGGTGGAGGGTGTTGGGCATCTGCAGGACCCAAGTCGCCGCCCTCCGGGGCCTGGCTCCTCTGGGTTTGGGAGATGGTCTTTTCTCCCAGGTCACTGA
- the SLC35A2 gene encoding UDP-galactose translocator isoform X1, with protein MAAVGAGGSTAAPGPGAVSAGVLEPGTASAAHRRLKYISLAVLVVQNASLILSIRYARTLPGDRFFATTAVVMAEVLKGLTCLLLLFAQKRGNVKHLVLFLHEAVLVQYVDTLKLAVPSLIYTLQNNLQYVAISNLPAATFQVTYQLKILTTALFSVLMLNRSLSRLQWASLLLLFTGVAIVQAQQAGGGGPRPLDQNPGAGLAAVVASCLSSGFAGVYFEKILKGSSGSVWLRNLQLGLFGTALGLVGLWWAEGTAVATRGFFFGYTPAVWGVVLNQAFGGLLVAVVVKYADNILKGFATSLSIVLSTVASIRLFGFHVDPLFALGAGLVIGAVYLYSLPRGAAKAIASASASASASGPCVHQQPPGQPPPPQLSSHRGDLITEPFLPNVSSGRVPPSSPSTSIRTHWTKLPQLFRND; from the exons CTCACAGGCGCCTGAAGTACATATCCCTAGCTGTGCTGGTGGTCCAGAATGCCTCCCTTATCCTCAGCATCCGCTACGCCCGCACGTTGCCAGGGGACCGCTTCTTTGCCACCACTGCTGTGGTCATGGCGGAAGTGCTCAAAGGTCTCACCTGCCTGCTGCTGCTCTTCGCACAGAAGAGGG GTAACGTGAAGCACCTGGTTCTCTTCCTCCATGAGGCCGTCCTGGTGCAGTATGTGGACACACTCAAGCTCGCAGTGCCCTCTCTCATCTACACCTTGCAGAATAACCTCCAGTATGTTGCCATCTCTAACCTACCAGCTGCCACTTTCCAG GTGACATACCAGCTGAAGATCCTGACCACAGCGCTGTTCTCCGTGCTCATGCTGAATCGCAGCCTTTCCCGGCTGCAGTGGGCCTCCCTGCTGCTCCTCTTCACTGGCGTCGCCATTGTCCAGGCACAGCAAGCCGGTGGGGGAGGCCCACGGCCACTGGATCAGAACCCTGGGGCAGGCCTGGCAGCCGTCGTGGCCTCCTGTCTCTCCTCCGGCTTCGCAGGTGTCTACTTTGAGAAGATCCTCAAAGGCAGCTCAGGCTCCGTGTGGCTGCGCAACCTGCAACTGGGCCTCTTCGGCACAGCACTGGGCCTGGTGGGGCTCTGGTGGGCTGAGGGTACCGCCGTGGCCACCCGCGGTTTCTTTTTTGGGTACACGCCTGCTGTCTGGGGCGTGGTGCTCAACCAGGCCTTCGGCGGGCTACTGGTGGCTGTGGTTGTCAAGTACGCTGACAATATCCTCAAGGGCTTTGCCACTTCCCTGTCCATTGTGCTGTCCACTGTTGCCTCCATTCGCCTCTTTGGCTTCCACGTGGACCCATTATTTGCCCTTGGCGCTGGACTCGTCATTGGTGCTGTCTACCTCTACAGCCTTCCCCGAGGTGCAGCCAAAGCCatagcctctgcctctgcctctgcctccgcctccgGGCCCTGCGTTCACCAGCAGCCTCCCGGGCAGCCACCGCCACCGCAGCTGTCTTCCCACCGTGGAGACCTCATCACGGAGCCCTTTCTGCCAAA TGTCTCGTCTGGGAGAGTCCCTCCCAGCAGTCCCTCCACCTCCATAAGGACACACTGGACAAAACTCCCGCAGCTCTTCAGGAATGACTGA
- the SLC35A2 gene encoding UDP-galactose translocator isoform X4 produces the protein MAAVGAGGSTAAPGPGAVSAGVLEPGTASAGNVKHLVLFLHEAVLVQYVDTLKLAVPSLIYTLQNNLQYVAISNLPAATFQVTYQLKILTTALFSVLMLNRSLSRLQWASLLLLFTGVAIVQAQQAGGGGPRPLDQNPGAGLAAVVASCLSSGFAGVYFEKILKGSSGSVWLRNLQLGLFGTALGLVGLWWAEGTAVATRGFFFGYTPAVWGVVLNQAFGGLLVAVVVKYADNILKGFATSLSIVLSTVASIRLFGFHVDPLFALGAGLVIGAVYLYSLPRGAAKAIASASASASASGPCVHQQPPGQPPPPQLSSHRGDLITEPFLPKSVLVK, from the exons GTAACGTGAAGCACCTGGTTCTCTTCCTCCATGAGGCCGTCCTGGTGCAGTATGTGGACACACTCAAGCTCGCAGTGCCCTCTCTCATCTACACCTTGCAGAATAACCTCCAGTATGTTGCCATCTCTAACCTACCAGCTGCCACTTTCCAG GTGACATACCAGCTGAAGATCCTGACCACAGCGCTGTTCTCCGTGCTCATGCTGAATCGCAGCCTTTCCCGGCTGCAGTGGGCCTCCCTGCTGCTCCTCTTCACTGGCGTCGCCATTGTCCAGGCACAGCAAGCCGGTGGGGGAGGCCCACGGCCACTGGATCAGAACCCTGGGGCAGGCCTGGCAGCCGTCGTGGCCTCCTGTCTCTCCTCCGGCTTCGCAGGTGTCTACTTTGAGAAGATCCTCAAAGGCAGCTCAGGCTCCGTGTGGCTGCGCAACCTGCAACTGGGCCTCTTCGGCACAGCACTGGGCCTGGTGGGGCTCTGGTGGGCTGAGGGTACCGCCGTGGCCACCCGCGGTTTCTTTTTTGGGTACACGCCTGCTGTCTGGGGCGTGGTGCTCAACCAGGCCTTCGGCGGGCTACTGGTGGCTGTGGTTGTCAAGTACGCTGACAATATCCTCAAGGGCTTTGCCACTTCCCTGTCCATTGTGCTGTCCACTGTTGCCTCCATTCGCCTCTTTGGCTTCCACGTGGACCCATTATTTGCCCTTGGCGCTGGACTCGTCATTGGTGCTGTCTACCTCTACAGCCTTCCCCGAGGTGCAGCCAAAGCCatagcctctgcctctgcctctgcctccgcctccgGGCCCTGCGTTCACCAGCAGCCTCCCGGGCAGCCACCGCCACCGCAGCTGTCTTCCCACCGTGGAGACCTCATCACGGAGCCCTTTCTGCCAAAGTCAGTGCTGGTGAAGTGA
- the PQBP1 gene encoding polyglutamine-binding protein 1 isoform X2 yields the protein MPLPVALQTRLAKRGILKHLEPEPEEEIIAEDYDDDPVDYEATRLEGLPPSWYKVFDPSCGLPYYWNADTDLVSWLSPHDPNSVVTKSAKKLRSSNADAEEKLDRSHDKSDRGHDKSDRSHEKPDRGHDKSDRGHDKSDRDRERGYDKVDRERERDRERDRDRGYDKADREEGKERRHHRREELAPYPKSKKVSRKDEELDPMDPSSYSDAPRGTWSTGLPKRNEAKTGADTTAAGPLFQQRPYPSPGAVLRANAEASRTKQQD from the exons ATGCCGCTGCCCGTTGCGCTGCAGACCCGCTTGGCCAAGAGAGGCATCCTCAAGCATCTGGAGCCTG AACCAGAGGAAGAGATCATTGCCGAGGACTATGACGATGATCCTGTGGACTACGAGGCCACCAGGTTGGAGGGCCTACCACCAAGCTGGTACAAGGTGTTCGACCCTTCCTG CGGGCTTCCTTACTACTGGAATGCGGACACAGACCTCGTATCCTGGCTCTCCCCACATGACCCCAACTCTGTGGTTACCAAATCGGCCAAGAAGCTCAGAAGCAGTAATGCAG ATGCTGAAGAAAAGTTGGACCGGAGCCATGACAAGTCGGACAGGGGCCATGACAAGTCGGACCGCAGCCATGAGAAACCAGACAGGGGCCACGACAAGTCAGACCGGGGCCACGACAAGTCTGACAGGGATCGAGAGCGTGGCTATGACAaggtagacagagagagagagcgagacagGGAACGGGATCGGGACCGCGGGTATGACAAGGCAGACCGGGAAGAGGGCAAAGAACGGCGCCACCATCGCCGGGAGGAGCTGGCTCCCTACCCCAAGAGCAAGAAGG TAAGCCGAAAGGATGAAGAGTTAGACCCCATGGACCCTAGCTCATACTCAGACGCCCCCCG GGGCACGTGGTCAACAGGACTCCCCAAGCGGAATGAGGCTAAGACTGGCGCTGACACCACAGCAGCTGGGCCCCTCTTCCAGCAGCGGCCGTATCCATCCCCAGGGGCTGTGCTCCGGGCCAATGCAGAGGCCTCCCGAACCAAGCAGCAGGATTGA
- the SLC35A2 gene encoding UDP-galactose translocator isoform X3: protein MAAVGAGGSTAAPGPGAVSAGVLEPGTASAAHRRLKYISLAVLVVQNASLILSIRYARTLPGDRFFATTAVVMAEVLKGLTCLLLLFAQKRGNVKHLVLFLHEAVLVQYVDTLKLAVPSLIYTLQNNLQYVAISNLPAATFQVTYQLKILTTALFSVLMLNRSLSRLQWASLLLLFTGVAIVQAQQAGGGGPRPLDQNPGAGLAAVVASCLSSGFAGVYFEKILKGSSGSVWLRNLQLGLFGTALGLVGLWWAEGTAVATRGFFFGYTPAVWGVVLNQAFGGLLVAVVVKYADNILKGFATSLSIVLSTVASIRLFGFHVDPLFALGAGLVIGAVYLYSLPRGAAKAIASASASASASGPCVHQQPPGQPPPPQLSSHRGDLITEPFLPKLLTKVKGS, encoded by the exons CTCACAGGCGCCTGAAGTACATATCCCTAGCTGTGCTGGTGGTCCAGAATGCCTCCCTTATCCTCAGCATCCGCTACGCCCGCACGTTGCCAGGGGACCGCTTCTTTGCCACCACTGCTGTGGTCATGGCGGAAGTGCTCAAAGGTCTCACCTGCCTGCTGCTGCTCTTCGCACAGAAGAGGG GTAACGTGAAGCACCTGGTTCTCTTCCTCCATGAGGCCGTCCTGGTGCAGTATGTGGACACACTCAAGCTCGCAGTGCCCTCTCTCATCTACACCTTGCAGAATAACCTCCAGTATGTTGCCATCTCTAACCTACCAGCTGCCACTTTCCAG GTGACATACCAGCTGAAGATCCTGACCACAGCGCTGTTCTCCGTGCTCATGCTGAATCGCAGCCTTTCCCGGCTGCAGTGGGCCTCCCTGCTGCTCCTCTTCACTGGCGTCGCCATTGTCCAGGCACAGCAAGCCGGTGGGGGAGGCCCACGGCCACTGGATCAGAACCCTGGGGCAGGCCTGGCAGCCGTCGTGGCCTCCTGTCTCTCCTCCGGCTTCGCAGGTGTCTACTTTGAGAAGATCCTCAAAGGCAGCTCAGGCTCCGTGTGGCTGCGCAACCTGCAACTGGGCCTCTTCGGCACAGCACTGGGCCTGGTGGGGCTCTGGTGGGCTGAGGGTACCGCCGTGGCCACCCGCGGTTTCTTTTTTGGGTACACGCCTGCTGTCTGGGGCGTGGTGCTCAACCAGGCCTTCGGCGGGCTACTGGTGGCTGTGGTTGTCAAGTACGCTGACAATATCCTCAAGGGCTTTGCCACTTCCCTGTCCATTGTGCTGTCCACTGTTGCCTCCATTCGCCTCTTTGGCTTCCACGTGGACCCATTATTTGCCCTTGGCGCTGGACTCGTCATTGGTGCTGTCTACCTCTACAGCCTTCCCCGAGGTGCAGCCAAAGCCatagcctctgcctctgcctctgcctccgcctccgGGCCCTGCGTTCACCAGCAGCCTCCCGGGCAGCCACCGCCACCGCAGCTGTCTTCCCACCGTGGAGACCTCATCACGGAGCCCTTTCTGCCAAA GTTGCTCACCAAGGTGAAGGGTTCCTAG